The window GCCTCGACCGTGACCTCGACGAAGTCACAGGCGGCCAGTGCATAGGGCGCAACCAGGCGCTTGAGGCTGCGCTTGAAGCTGCGCTTGCGACGACGCGTGGTGGCTGCGGCGGATTCATCGGGGAGGCAGACGGTCGCCGTCAGCAGGCTTCGAAGCGGCTGCTCGAGGGGCGACACGGGTGCGTCAGGCAGATGTACCGGAACCGTCAGGGGCAGGCGACGCTTGAGGGGCTCAACCATGATGGACATGAGGGATCCTCCTTATTCAACGCAGGATGGAACAGACGGGTCGCACCAGCGCACCCGACAACCTGTGAAAATGAGTCAGCGGTGGGTCAGTAGAGTCGAATCACGCCGATGACCCGCCCATTCAGGCGAAAGTCATGGGTGAGCACGATGTCGGCGTACATCGGGTTGTCTGCACGCAACACGATTCGCCCCTGCTCTCGGAAGAAGCGCTTGACCGTGGCCTCTCCGTCTACACATGCCACAACGATGGCGCCGTTCTCAGCCGAAGCCTGATCGCGCACCATGACGAGATCACGGTCTTCGATGCCAGGGGCCATGCTGTCGCCCTTGACACGAAGCAGGTAGACATTCCCCCGCCCCGAGATCCAGGCGTCTGGCAGGGCGAGCATGTCGTCTACATTCTGCTCCGCCGTGATGGGGATGCCAGCCGCCACACGCCCGAGCACCGGGACCAGGGTGGCGTTCATGGGCGGGGGAGCTTCTGCCGCAACCGGCAGCGCACCCGTCGTGTGCTCGAGTGCCTGGAGCACGCTCGGTGCAAGCGTCAGCGCGCGCGCCCCTGTCTCACGACGAAGAAACCCCTTCTTCTGGAGCGCCTCCAGATGACGCTGCACGCCAAATGCAGACGCCATGCCGAAGTGATTGGCAATCTCACGAACGGTGGGCGGATAACCGCTCTCGCGAAGAACCTCGACAATGTAGTCGAGAACCTCGCGCTGCCGCTCTGTGAGATCACGTACGCTTCTATCGGGTGACATGCAGCCTCCTCGGGGGGTGAGATCGCCGTGGGCAATTGCCGCGGCAACCTCACACCCTTCGCCTCGCTCGGGCCTCGCGTGCCTGCCTGCACGACGCCGGTCGAGGGTCGGTCGCGCACCGCAGTGTCTGAGGGCGATGCTTGACTCGGCATGGGTGATTATAGTGGACGAATGTACACTTGTCAACATGGACAGTGTACAGAAGTACAGATGTCGGATTCAGGGTGCGCGAGCGGTTCCGAAGACCGCGACAGCTGTCCCGCGACGGCGGTGAAGCCGACTGCCCCATTCCACACTAGAAGCCCAAATGGGCTTATACCGAC is drawn from Pseudomonadota bacterium and contains these coding sequences:
- the lexA gene encoding transcriptional repressor LexA, which encodes MLTSVHSSTIITHAESSIALRHCGARPTLDRRRAGRHARPERGEGCEVAAAIAHGDLTPRGGCMSPDRSVRDLTERQREVLDYIVEVLRESGYPPTVREIANHFGMASAFGVQRHLEALQKKGFLRRETGARALTLAPSVLQALEHTTGALPVAAEAPPPMNATLVPVLGRVAAGIPITAEQNVDDMLALPDAWISGRGNVYLLRVKGDSMAPGIEDRDLVMVRDQASAENGAIVVACVDGEATVKRFFREQGRIVLRADNPMYADIVLTHDFRLNGRVIGVIRLY